A stretch of the Sebaldella sp. S0638 genome encodes the following:
- a CDS encoding 3-oxoacyl-[acyl-carrier-protein] synthase III C-terminal domain-containing protein encodes MRILGQGYYIPERIVMSEEVDFLAGVKKGTVLKKTGIRKRHYADFRDKETTSKMGKYAAENAIKNAGINKEDIDLIIGANATKEILLPCSASLIQKQLGLENNKTACFDVGSSCLSFFTALEVADMYLKAGKYKNILIVSSEIASIGINYEHIESAGLFGDGAAAFIIGNGGNSPVSKFQTFSEGFYYTSIPGGGTRYLVKDYNENNKSDYLFHMEGSKAFKLIKQKIDDFFYEFLEENDINMTEIDRVVAHQASMTGLKLIGKQLNIADEKMINIIAEYGNMIAASIPFTFAYGVENGLIKREDKILIAGTSAGISIGMMVLEY; translated from the coding sequence ATGAGGATATTGGGACAGGGATACTATATTCCTGAGAGAATAGTAATGTCCGAAGAAGTTGATTTTTTAGCAGGAGTAAAAAAAGGAACAGTTTTGAAAAAGACAGGAATCAGGAAAAGGCATTATGCTGATTTCAGGGATAAGGAAACTACCTCAAAAATGGGGAAATATGCAGCTGAAAATGCCATAAAAAATGCAGGGATAAACAAAGAAGATATTGATCTGATAATTGGGGCTAATGCAACAAAAGAAATACTTCTCCCTTGCTCTGCTTCATTAATACAAAAACAGCTTGGACTTGAAAATAATAAAACTGCGTGTTTTGATGTAGGATCTTCATGTCTTAGTTTTTTTACGGCTTTGGAAGTAGCAGATATGTATCTGAAAGCAGGAAAGTATAAAAATATACTTATTGTTTCCAGTGAAATAGCTTCAATAGGCATAAATTATGAGCATATAGAAAGTGCGGGACTTTTCGGGGACGGAGCAGCAGCGTTTATCATAGGAAACGGCGGAAATTCACCTGTGTCGAAGTTTCAGACATTTTCAGAAGGATTTTATTACACAAGTATTCCCGGCGGGGGAACGAGGTATCTGGTAAAGGATTATAATGAAAATAATAAGAGTGATTATTTGTTTCATATGGAGGGAAGCAAGGCTTTTAAGCTGATAAAACAAAAGATAGACGATTTCTTCTATGAGTTTTTAGAGGAAAATGATATTAATATGACGGAAATAGACAGAGTAGTGGCACATCAGGCAAGCATGACAGGACTGAAATTAATCGGTAAGCAGCTTAATATAGCAGATGAAAAAATGATCAATATAATAGCCGAATATGGGAATATGATAGCAGCTTCTATACCGTTTACATTTGCTTACGGGGTGGAAAACGGTCTTATAAAAAGGGAAGATAAAATATTAATAGCAGGAACATCTGCCGGAATATCAATAGGAATGATGGTGCTGGAATATTAA
- a CDS encoding M28 family peptidase produces MKKILILFLTMSLIMISAPKESTNSRENIINHLDINYSYNIAEALTKFKTNNELGFRTAGSSAEHAAGDMLYEEFKKIGLKNVTKDEFTVDAWEFKKAELTYTDKKNKKQKLILNSYAATFVTKGTENYELVYLNKGTRDDYENVDVKGKIVMVDINQRDDWWINYPAMQAKLKGAKAIIAVNNGGYAEISDDALNVQDMCGPDDTPALGMSKADGDKLKSLMGKNKTVKIGLDVDSQVKRDQKAYNIVGEIPGKDPNSLIILSSHYDGYFDAFQDNATAVALTMGIAKSIIDSGYQPEKTIVIIAHAAEEWGTVDTRYDWSVGAYNQVFKVRPDWAEKSFAMLNFEQPGSEHVTTQEIRTVYEYKTFIESIADRIKPSVSGVYEGGIKVTTPPRTWADDFAYSVAGIPTIRNDYVGAKFIRSTYHTNYDTKATYNEKAFNYNHQLYAQIVYELDQKAVIPMDFTTRFNEFKASLDMDLLAKTGNEGKKLLANVDEILKASENLNKQLTDINNKYEQAVKNNNTADIKKYESKADSINKQLLALYKYCQDSFIKLTWEDDSIFPHEHAQNNINALNEAVALLEKGDIETAVNDHLSLVDNNWYALSFDKETYEYFTNQVLKQDKSRLNWGAGRIMGHEDLYDIIFSLQQKQKSGDKNVTKETEALKKIIISQENLMKNTVITENNNLLEVKKSLNKIK; encoded by the coding sequence ATGAAAAAAATTTTGATTTTATTTTTGACAATGTCATTAATTATGATTTCGGCGCCGAAAGAGAGCACGAACAGCAGAGAAAATATCATAAACCATCTTGATATTAATTATTCTTATAATATTGCCGAAGCCCTGACAAAATTCAAGACTAACAATGAACTGGGATTTCGTACTGCCGGTTCCAGTGCCGAACATGCAGCCGGAGATATGCTGTATGAAGAATTCAAGAAAATCGGACTGAAAAATGTAACAAAAGATGAATTTACTGTTGATGCATGGGAGTTTAAAAAAGCCGAACTGACATATACAGATAAAAAAAATAAAAAGCAGAAACTTATCTTAAACAGTTATGCCGCTACTTTTGTGACAAAAGGTACGGAAAACTATGAACTGGTTTATCTGAATAAAGGTACCAGAGATGACTATGAAAATGTGGATGTTAAAGGAAAAATAGTTATGGTTGATATTAATCAGCGTGATGACTGGTGGATTAACTATCCTGCAATGCAGGCGAAACTAAAGGGAGCAAAAGCTATAATTGCTGTAAATAACGGAGGATATGCCGAAATCAGCGACGATGCACTGAATGTGCAGGATATGTGCGGACCGGATGATACTCCTGCACTGGGAATGTCCAAAGCTGACGGGGACAAGCTAAAGTCCCTTATGGGGAAAAACAAGACTGTAAAAATAGGGCTGGATGTAGATTCTCAGGTTAAAAGAGATCAAAAAGCCTATAATATAGTCGGCGAGATTCCGGGAAAAGACCCGAATTCACTTATAATTCTAAGCTCACACTATGACGGTTATTTTGATGCTTTTCAGGATAACGCTACAGCTGTGGCCCTTACTATGGGAATAGCCAAAAGTATAATTGACAGCGGATACCAGCCGGAAAAAACAATTGTTATAATTGCACATGCCGCAGAAGAATGGGGAACTGTGGATACAAGATATGACTGGTCCGTAGGAGCTTATAATCAGGTATTTAAAGTGAGACCTGACTGGGCAGAGAAAAGTTTTGCCATGTTAAATTTTGAACAGCCGGGATCAGAACATGTGACAACTCAGGAAATAAGAACTGTTTATGAGTACAAAACATTTATCGAGAGTATTGCAGACAGAATAAAGCCGTCTGTATCAGGTGTCTATGAAGGAGGAATCAAGGTTACTACACCTCCCAGAACATGGGCAGATGATTTCGCATATTCTGTAGCGGGAATTCCTACTATAAGAAATGATTATGTCGGGGCAAAGTTTATTAGATCAACATATCATACAAACTATGATACAAAAGCTACTTACAATGAAAAAGCCTTTAATTACAATCATCAGCTTTATGCACAGATTGTTTACGAATTAGACCAAAAAGCTGTTATCCCTATGGATTTCACTACTCGTTTCAATGAATTCAAGGCCTCACTGGATATGGACTTACTTGCCAAAACGGGAAATGAAGGAAAAAAACTTCTGGCTAATGTGGACGAAATACTAAAAGCCTCGGAAAATCTGAATAAACAGCTTACAGACATAAATAATAAATATGAGCAGGCTGTAAAAAACAACAATACTGCTGATATCAAAAAATATGAATCAAAAGCAGACAGCATAAACAAACAGCTTCTTGCTCTTTACAAATACTGTCAGGATTCATTTATAAAGCTTACATGGGAAGACGATTCGATATTTCCTCATGAGCATGCACAAAATAATATCAACGCCTTGAATGAGGCAGTAGCTTTACTTGAAAAAGGAGATATTGAAACTGCTGTTAATGATCATCTTTCATTAGTTGATAATAACTGGTATGCTTTAAGTTTTGATAAGGAAACTTACGAATATTTCACAAATCAGGTTTTAAAGCAGGATAAAAGCCGTCTGAACTGGGGAGCAGGAAGAATTATGGGACATGAGGATCTTTATGACATTATTTTCTCTCTTCAGCAAAAACAGAAATCAGGGGATAAAAATGTTACTAAAGAAACAGAAGCTTTGAAAAAGATCATTATTTCACAGGAAAACCTTATGAAGAATACTGTTATTACTGAAAACAATAATCTTCTTGAAGTAAAAAAATCTTTAAATAAAATAAAATAA
- a CDS encoding MBL fold metallo-hydrolase: protein MKFLAFNNGYCTADKKYIDKKAESRKIKFPATFFYLEISGIKMLIDTGYSVKLVKNAGITAKIYSMVTKVRCEKDADEILRENNINPQEIQYIIISHFHPDHYGSLDKFPKASIICSNEAAEVLNVGKTGKIKNLVFEKLIPEDIKERIIELESFPEAKVSGNNFFNILNLNEIYGFYLEGHAGGHIGLYLKTLNKLMIFDAVWCKENLLGAEPRKILKKVAFADEKKYESSLRKIKEILCSLKDTGGAEPELIITHDEKFLRSPYEF, encoded by the coding sequence ATGAAATTTTTGGCGTTTAATAATGGTTATTGCACAGCGGATAAAAAATATATTGATAAAAAAGCTGAAAGCCGGAAAATAAAATTTCCTGCCACATTCTTTTATCTGGAAATTTCCGGAATAAAAATGCTTATAGATACGGGGTATTCTGTAAAGCTGGTAAAAAATGCCGGTATCACTGCAAAAATTTATTCTATGGTTACAAAGGTGAGATGTGAAAAAGATGCCGACGAGATTTTACGGGAAAATAATATTAATCCGCAGGAAATACAGTATATTATAATCAGTCATTTTCATCCTGATCACTACGGTTCACTTGATAAATTTCCCAAAGCTTCGATTATTTGCAGCAATGAGGCAGCAGAAGTCCTGAATGTGGGGAAAACAGGGAAGATCAAAAATCTGGTTTTTGAAAAGCTTATTCCTGAAGATATAAAAGAGAGAATCATAGAGTTAGAAAGTTTCCCCGAAGCAAAAGTGTCCGGGAATAATTTCTTTAACATATTAAATTTGAATGAGATATATGGTTTTTATCTTGAAGGACATGCAGGGGGACATATAGGGCTTTATCTGAAAACATTGAATAAATTAATGATCTTTGATGCAGTATGGTGCAAAGAGAATCTTCTGGGCGCGGAGCCAAGGAAAATTTTAAAAAAAGTGGCTTTTGCAGATGAAAAGAAATATGAAAGTTCTCTGCGAAAAATAAAAGAAATCTTGTGTTCGCTGAAAGATACAGGAGGGGCAGAGCCTGAACTGATAATTACACATGATGAAAAATTTTTAAGGAGTCCTTATGAGTTTTAA
- a CDS encoding DUF4026 domain-containing protein, which translates to MEDEYKAISEKQLLEDSFMGVVPKTGNDLEFAKLREKLEQSALFSVKDLKEESGEAGIDTLIAKIDYLDNEYEIEIRVLEMSDLIRNAIENYNMFSGNYFTELIKKINPGSSVISTKMVFNNIPIEAYHLQLKVLYTLSNDNHLLMDMSAYKLLEGEHLEMIATTNIPPSPSIMYSTHYVPENGVAWLHTHGLRRFGSVEYEFLNIKNELAEKCNNILNTVVVNTIVNGAKDEEEVMKIGYSDNVELEFAWIRWEYAVDVLAQKGLFGKKKPFIGDSKDRIQENGEPDEHARPSGVILASINGELKNPNVYKNNFGDNMMLYYTTDETIRMSMFAKENFYYFENIFDNQKNSSGWSFLVKIGCRYEEDSEERFEHMWFNIEEITENTVKGTLINTPYFINDMKNGGVYELSRNDMSDWIIYTPNMTINANNVYMYNKLYNNAGSERDS; encoded by the coding sequence ATGGAAGATGAATATAAAGCAATATCAGAAAAGCAACTCCTTGAAGATTCATTTATGGGTGTTGTGCCTAAAACCGGGAATGATCTGGAATTTGCCAAATTAAGAGAAAAGCTTGAACAAAGTGCTCTTTTTTCAGTGAAAGACCTGAAAGAAGAGAGCGGGGAAGCCGGGATTGACACTTTGATTGCTAAAATAGATTACTTGGATAATGAATATGAAATAGAAATAAGAGTCTTGGAAATGTCAGATTTAATAAGAAATGCCATTGAGAACTATAATATGTTTTCAGGTAACTATTTTACAGAACTTATAAAAAAAATAAATCCAGGCAGCAGCGTAATATCAACAAAGATGGTTTTTAACAATATACCTATAGAAGCTTATCATCTTCAGTTAAAGGTATTATATACATTAAGCAATGATAATCACCTTTTGATGGATATGTCAGCTTATAAGCTTCTAGAGGGAGAACATCTGGAAATGATTGCTACAACGAATATTCCCCCTTCGCCAAGTATAATGTATTCGACACACTATGTTCCCGAAAACGGAGTAGCGTGGCTTCATACACACGGTTTGAGAAGATTCGGAAGTGTGGAGTATGAATTTTTGAATATAAAAAACGAGCTTGCTGAAAAATGTAATAATATATTAAATACAGTAGTGGTAAATACAATAGTAAACGGGGCTAAAGACGAGGAAGAAGTTATGAAAATAGGCTATTCCGATAATGTAGAGCTGGAGTTTGCGTGGATAAGATGGGAGTACGCTGTGGATGTACTCGCACAAAAAGGGTTGTTTGGAAAGAAAAAGCCTTTTATAGGAGATTCAAAAGACAGAATTCAGGAAAACGGCGAACCGGACGAACATGCAAGACCAAGCGGTGTTATTCTCGCAAGTATAAACGGCGAACTGAAAAATCCCAATGTATACAAAAATAATTTCGGAGATAATATGATGCTTTACTACACTACTGATGAAACTATAAGAATGTCAATGTTTGCAAAGGAAAATTTTTATTATTTTGAAAATATATTTGATAATCAGAAAAACAGCAGCGGATGGTCTTTTCTTGTAAAAATCGGATGCAGATACGAAGAGGACTCTGAGGAAAGATTCGAGCATATGTGGTTTAATATTGAAGAAATAACTGAAAATACTGTGAAAGGTACACTTATAAATACACCGTATTTTATAAATGACATGAAAAACGGGGGAGTTTACGAGTTAAGCAGAAATGATATGAGCGACTGGATTATTTATACGCCTAACATGACTATAAATGCCAATAATGTGTATATGTATAATAAGTTATACAATAATGCAGGAAGCGAGAGAGATTCTTAA
- a CDS encoding F390 synthetase-related protein produces MSFKFIIFYYYLKYKFFMKINSKEKLELFQKKKIEKHLNYITKKSKYYFGYKGKELKDFPVIDKKVMMENFDEMNTVGIHREQALEIAMNSEKTRNFKEKYKNITVGLSSGTSGNRGLFTVSDFERAKWTGIILAKLLPYFILKKQKIALFLRADSELYNSVNSMVLKFQFFDMIKDYIGNIKELNKFSPDVLIAPASMLKILAENINDVSIKPKRIFSCAEVLTKEDREYITGKFNMQIGEIYQATEGFLGYSFDSGQGLKINEDVLYIEKEYIDSGKTRFIPVITDFERKSQPVIRYRLNDIWVENKNFGGIFLKLEKIEGREDDIFILKGKDSTEIKVFPDFIRRAFMFSSEEILEYNVIQKTFGDIDVSFIPGDSGEYNKIKEKIKENLLDLFSGFNADTQNININFSVYEEKYRLTKKRDIKRGF; encoded by the coding sequence ATGAGTTTTAAGTTTATTATCTTTTATTATTATTTAAAATATAAATTTTTTATGAAGATAAACAGTAAAGAAAAACTGGAATTATTTCAAAAGAAAAAAATAGAAAAACATCTGAATTATATTACTAAAAAATCAAAATATTATTTTGGTTATAAGGGAAAAGAATTGAAGGATTTTCCGGTTATAGACAAGAAAGTTATGATGGAGAACTTTGATGAGATGAATACTGTGGGAATCCATAGGGAACAGGCTTTGGAGATAGCCATGAATTCTGAGAAAACCAGAAATTTTAAAGAGAAATATAAAAATATAACTGTGGGTTTATCATCAGGGACTTCAGGAAACAGAGGACTTTTCACAGTGTCAGACTTTGAGCGTGCAAAGTGGACGGGAATTATACTTGCAAAACTGCTGCCGTATTTTATTTTGAAAAAACAAAAAATAGCACTTTTTTTGAGGGCTGACAGTGAGTTATATAATTCTGTTAACTCAATGGTACTGAAATTCCAGTTCTTTGATATGATAAAGGATTATATAGGGAATATAAAAGAACTGAATAAATTTAGTCCGGATGTATTAATAGCACCGGCTTCCATGTTAAAAATACTCGCTGAAAATATCAATGATGTGAGTATAAAGCCAAAAAGGATATTTTCCTGTGCAGAGGTGCTTACAAAAGAAGACAGGGAGTATATAACAGGGAAATTCAATATGCAGATCGGAGAAATTTATCAGGCAACAGAAGGGTTTTTGGGGTATTCTTTTGATTCGGGGCAGGGTTTGAAAATAAATGAAGATGTTTTATATATAGAAAAAGAATATATTGATAGCGGGAAAACCAGATTTATCCCTGTAATCACAGATTTTGAGAGGAAATCACAGCCGGTGATACGCTACAGGCTAAATGATATCTGGGTGGAGAATAAGAATTTCGGCGGGATATTTTTGAAACTTGAGAAGATAGAAGGTCGGGAAGATGATATATTTATATTAAAAGGCAAAGACAGCACAGAGATAAAAGTTTTTCCCGATTTTATACGAAGGGCGTTTATGTTTAGCAGCGAGGAAATTCTGGAATATAATGTTATTCAAAAAACTTTCGGTGATATTGATGTGTCTTTTATTCCGGGAGATTCTGGGGAATATAACAAAATAAAAGAGAAAATAAAAGAAAATCTGCTTGATTTATTTAGTGGATTTAATGCAGATACACAGAATATAAACATAAATTTTTCTGTTTATGAGGAGAAATACAGACTCACAAAAAAGCGGGATATAAAAAGGGGATTTTGA
- a CDS encoding NAD(P)-dependent oxidoreductase, which produces MKKVLVTGATGFLGSYVLKELKGKYDIISVGRNEGKLMKMKRENNELECIKADLSDIKAVLELPKADTVVHSAALSTVWGAKKEFVRNNITATENIIKYCKEKKVKRLVYISTPSVYTAKKDRFNVRENEFDKNNKLNYYIETKIAAEKIVLDAESSDLEVIVIRPKGLIGIGDTSILPRIIEANRKIGIPVFKGNEDILADMTSVENVAYSVLLCMEKDGISGEVFNISNGEPTSQKKLLGYVAESLGTKFRYKKLSFGRVYAAASLLEGIYKVFGIKKEPLLTRYTVCTLAFSQTLSIEKAEKLLGYKPRVSLEDEIKRFGKFYKENGFVK; this is translated from the coding sequence ATGAAAAAAGTACTGGTAACAGGAGCTACGGGTTTTCTCGGTTCCTATGTTCTGAAAGAATTAAAAGGTAAATATGATATTATTTCTGTGGGCAGAAATGAAGGCAAACTCATGAAGATGAAAAGAGAGAACAACGAGCTGGAATGTATAAAAGCAGATTTGTCAGATATAAAAGCGGTATTGGAACTTCCCAAAGCGGATACAGTGGTTCATTCCGCTGCATTGTCAACAGTATGGGGAGCCAAAAAAGAATTTGTGAGGAATAATATAACGGCAACTGAAAATATCATAAAATACTGTAAGGAAAAAAAGGTAAAAAGACTGGTATATATTTCCACTCCAAGTGTCTATACTGCTAAAAAAGACAGGTTTAATGTAAGGGAAAATGAATTTGACAAGAATAATAAACTAAATTATTATATAGAAACAAAAATTGCCGCGGAAAAAATAGTTTTGGATGCAGAAAGCAGCGATCTGGAAGTGATTGTCATAAGACCGAAAGGATTAATAGGTATAGGCGATACAAGTATACTTCCAAGGATTATTGAGGCAAACAGAAAAATAGGGATTCCGGTTTTTAAAGGAAATGAAGATATTCTGGCGGACATGACAAGTGTAGAAAATGTGGCGTATTCTGTATTATTGTGCATGGAAAAAGACGGCATTTCCGGGGAAGTGTTTAATATATCAAACGGAGAGCCAACAAGTCAGAAAAAACTTCTGGGATATGTAGCAGAAAGTCTCGGGACGAAATTTCGGTACAAAAAGCTTTCATTCGGCAGAGTATATGCAGCAGCTTCACTGCTTGAAGGCATATACAAAGTTTTCGGGATAAAAAAAGAGCCTTTGCTGACCAGATATACAGTGTGTACACTGGCATTCAGCCAGACCCTTAGTATAGAAAAGGCAGAGAAACTTCTTGGCTATAAGCCAAGAGTAAGTCTGGAAGATGAAATAAAAAGATTTGGAAAATTTTACAAAGAGAACGGTTTTGTAAAATAG